From the Nematostella vectensis chromosome 7, jaNemVect1.1, whole genome shotgun sequence genome, the window aatactttaaaaaataataagaaaatgaccagtaggggcgtggctgtgccccccactgttttcttactgtttctgtatcgtgccccccccctcaaataaTTCAAATGCTTGCTACGGCTATGGTATCTCATATATTGATATTACTAACACTGATAATTGGAACACTCATCAAAGGTCATTGTTGTATGGCACTGCAGTGCCACTGTGACCGCTAGCCTGGCCGTACCCCCATTTTTCATCTTTCAGCATCATGCCCCAAGTAGGTCCCCCAGTATTCCAGGCCTGCTTCAGTTATACACGCATTTCTGAAGTTTATATTTTAACATTATTCTTATATATAATCAATACTTTAGTCTTATAACTTCTATTTGTCATTCGCTGTTTATGCAAACAATGTTGATTAAAATGGGTGTATAACATAGTCTCCCTCCCAGCCGTTCTAGACTCGTCCTGTTAGGCAGCACTGCTAAATGGCAATCTTACCCCTTAAAGAACCTACTGTTATAATTACCACTTACTTCCTTCCCATTCACAAAGTTTGCCCATAATTTGCACATTACAATGTTAAGCCAAACCACTCACCTTCTAAAGTACTCCAGTTCTCATCCACATCAGTATTTTGCTTATCTTCACCGGAAAacaaataggaaaaaaactcaataaagaaaacattatCCCTTGCAAAGGTTGGACCATTAACtgataatattattttgattGATGAAAAGATGTATTGAGTCTTGCATTCCAAAACAATTCTTTTGATGATGCACCACTCTATCTTGACTTGTATGGTTAGAACATGTAAAATAATACATAAGAAATGGGACATTTTTATCTATGCTgctttaaagaaggccaatttCACCGCAATTTTATACCCATGCCAAATGCTGAttcacacaaagcatctatttccatttactaattcaagcgagtaaccaagatcACCTGTGGTCAAGATTTCAAGTTTTTGAAGTTTCCTATGCAAATAAATGGTTGCATAGTCTTCATCCTTTCAAGGACTGACAAAAGATGCAATTGTTTGACATTGACTTACCTCTATACACTTGAATCGATCCCTTCTTGTCTAAGAACCAGACCAAGCCGTCAAAACATGATGCCTGGACGTACTCCGTACTTATTCTTATGGTGCGCCAACTTTTCCCGTCAGGGGTGGCCTTGTTCACCCCTGACCTTAAAAAAACATCGCCATTCATTTTTATGCCCAAGACTGCTGACTCTTCCAGCGCTATGTACCGCATGCTCTTTTCCACAGGGATCCAATCCCGACCAATCAGATTACTGTCAGTGATACCCTGGATAAACAAccatattttttatatgaCAAAATGTATGAGATGACATAGGAAAATTGTATTTCATGCCCGCAATCATCCGCATCAACTTACCTTACGAGCGTACgcatagttttttttgtcaatcaGCCAGATGACATCACCGGAAGTATTCACAGCAATCATCTTGGCATCGCCATCAAGTCGAGTCCATGAGAGCACTTCAAACCGTGTCGGGCAGTAGAATATCTGCTCATAATTAGTCACACACCACAAATGTGTGTCTGAGACTGCCAGCGAGATCACTGTGCCATGCCCGGGCCCATGGCAGTCAGACCAGCTATCAGACAAAAGTTGAAAGCTGCGAGCTGAGCTCTGACTGGATTTCGAATGAGTGGAGCGCTGGGAGCTGCGAGAGTCATCACGGCTCCTATACACCTCCATGGAGCTGCTCTCTGCCTCGCTGAGGGTGCGAGGGGACGATGTCCAGGAAGAAGTCTCAGGCAATTCCTCTGCACCATCCTTGTCCAAGCAGATGGGTGGAGTCTCTTCCGAGTCGCTCTGCCCCTCAGTTGGCGGATCCATGCTAAGCTCAGTGGGAGATCTAAGGTCAGTTTTGATCAAGTGGTGTGATGATTCCACTTCTGAAAAGGACATGTCCGAAATGTTCAGTGGTATATCTGAGTAGATCGGTGGGGGAGACTTGTAGCCATCATATGGCATCTTGTTCAAGCCCAGGACAGGCTGGCAATGCTCATGACTCAAGTCTAGGCTTGGAGGACCATCAATACTATCCACATTGACAGAGTTATGACCTGGtagcatgtcggtaatgggACCTGTTGTGGTACTGCACTCATCCTGCAAGCTCACAGTTTGGTTACAGCTCCCATCATCTATCGCCATGCTCTGATTCTTGTCCTTTACTGATTGATTCTTTTTATCTTGTCTCTCTAGATTGTTTAGTGAAGGGTCTAATGATACTTTTCTAGCTGAGCTTTCTGTCGATTGGCACTTTTCCGAGGCATTCTCTGACAGTTTGTGGCTTGTATCAGCTAAACTTTCTTTCAATCCAAGTTCAACTTCCAGCAACCTCTCTGACTTTGTTTCACCACTATCTGTACATTCTATTTCTCTAAGACTGGGCCCACAACTTCCGCCTTCCTCATCACCAGAATTGGGCTCACTCTTACTTCCAGAGTCCAGCTCTGAAGAGATGTCCGATATTTCCTCAGTGATGTTGTCTGACACATTTTTGTTGACACAATTAGGCACTGTGGCAACGTCAAGGTTGGAGGTGGCTATTGATACATATATAagaaaagaacattttcaatgaaacaaaagcaaaaaaaagcttagcgaagttaaccagacctaattttgggaaaacttgtcATTTTTTTGCTGTCTATATTTCCACATCCACACTACCATACGTGATAaattaataatgatgatgatgatggtggtactGATTGCGGTAATGTCCACTTACAGTCTTCAATAGACGTGCTGTTTGTAATGAAGCATAAGTTGGATCAGTCTgttatgtagccaaatccgaaaATAAATGACCCGTTgggatactgcaaaggcataaaaaacctttgttgttttttcgggagtggtcagatttttatcagagaactcactctcccccccccccccccaggaaaaATTAGGTTTCCTTTTCGGAtcgcgcacccccccccccccaaaaaaaaatcctgggtaccgGCCTGTAATGACATTGAAGATGAAGGTGGCGGACATGGTATAAAGATGAATGtactcaccaccaccattatcatgaTCATAAACAGTttcaataataacaacaaactCTAACAGGAGCAAAAAGTAACAAGCACTTTAAATATTCAGTATTTTCATATCCATGccacttatttttctcttctgtGTCATTTTCACTTTCTTCTTACCTAGTTTATTTTTACCTACCCGGTTTtgatttcttcttcttcttctttttacGAAAAACAAGTTCTCCATAATCTTCTTCAACAACATTTTGGATCTTTGCAGCTAGTACAGTCAGGTTCTTTGTCTTGTCATCTGTGAGAACTGGCTCTATGGCCACTGGGGCACGGGTTTCACAGTGAGAGGAAGGGAGATCTGCATTAGAGGCATCAGTGGTTGTCTCATTGTCAGGAGTGTCTTCTTTGCAGGCTTCTGTTTGGCTGGATAATGGTAAGATACCCTATGCAAGGGAAAACAAATAGTTAGTCCAGCATAAAATTCTAGCTCATGAAAAAAGGGGCTGTGAAGGATGGAATAATAAAGGGTTATCTATTTGAAATTTGTAGAAGCCTCCAAAGTCTGCTATATGTATTGCTACCACATCCTTTGATATAATTTTTGCTATGTGTGGCCCCAACACATCCCCCTGCAGCCACCATGGATGGCCAGCTTTCTATAAGTAAGTGCATCAATTTTGGAGCATATGAGTTTCAAACATGGTTACCTTTTGGTCTTCATTCTGCTTTAGACTCTGCTCTAGTATCTGATCTACTTTGACAAGCGGGTTGGGCAGCTTGGGAATCAGTGAGAATTTCCTGATGAGCCTTGAGCCAGACTGCTGCAGAACAAAGATCTCGTGGCCAACAGCACATACATCCAGAATATCACCCTGGAATTGGCTATGGTAGCATGCCACAGCACAGGGTGACGTGTCCAGCAAACACATTCTTTGCTTGTCCCATGTCAGGATAAACTGGCCATGGAAGATCTGAAGTGGTCCAAATTGCATGGATGCAGAGGTGGTCTTGGATTGTGCAGGGAAGGGTGTGTGAATCAGTGTCTGTATGCCTGGGGGGTTTTCGCTCATCAATCCTTTGTACATTAGTGTTGCTGAGACATTGCCCTCCAGATTTGCTGTCCATAGGCGGAGACCAGGTCTTGCTGCATAAATAGTAAGTGTGGGACTGTCTGGATCTTCCAAGAGTTTAGCAGGTGGATAGAAACATGCACCAAACCTTCCTGGACTGTAGATAGAAACAATTTAGTACAAATGAACCAGCAGTTattgttagttttttttgttttactttatttaaATTACAATGTTCTCAAATAGTTTTGGCTAAAAATATCGGAAGACACCATGCTTTAGGAAATATTTCACTTGGAACAATtcaattggaaaaaaaatatataaatatgaaCTGATACTGTCAGAAATTAACctgagcaaaataaaaaagagacattaacccattgactcatggctatttttgagctgaatttacaaaaaacagactgaaaacagatacctccccccccccccccctattctgagttttatacagcccgtcaagtcaaacacagctgcacctagtcagcggtatccaagctttccaacagtgctttgtggtccccacttttaatccctcgtcgttgtgctgaagccagcacaagttgatggttgcttgtatttttcatcaaaaatacagctatgagcatattaggagagtgtctcaggacatcatgaagtatTTTGGGGCATAactgagtgctttgcttatggatatttgcaagcaaaggtggattcatgattattttttcttgtttggctttgcctggatgagaaaatacttttctaatgaatcaccacagctctcctaaatgctgtcttttctgaaaccaaattgattccaaaattgtttacactgctatcctgggtctgtatgacctggaattgatttgtttggctttggggtgaaaagacttataaaaagcCATCTGattttggggagaggagtgttgactggccctcccctcgtgaatttttccctggatctcccagaatgctttgcaatctgtaaaggcatcttcgtggttttacaagccttcaaggagtagacattgtgttttgaggccatggaaatgaaactggaggatcagaataaaggtatctatatGTGTCTATatgtgagctgtgtttgctgatctctctcacttgtgttgtattttgagcgttttattgagagagGTGATTCTACTTTCCTTTCCCTgtttgatttgaaatttgtcaaagaacctgtgctattatttggcttaagagtagttaccaacaccttggttggatgcatatcttcaagaccatttgtcccttagactgatgcctgagtatctaaatcttgttgtgtttagtttgcatttatgaattttttgggttgtgggtacttcccaaagccggtacaggccggttgagggacAATATGGTATACATAagatgtattaaaaaaaagtccctACCTTTTTCGTTCTTTCTGTCCAACTTGTATTTGCTGATCACCAGTGAAGTGCCACAGCACAGTATGCCTCCAGGTTGACACAAGCAGTGCCTGGGGCGAGTAAGACAACTGAACCACAGGGGCATTCTCAACAAACAGCAATACAGACTGGGTCACACCCTGCAATACCAGCAGTAAGGTCACGGTCACCACAAACTTACTAAAAACCCAACAGCAAGTAGACGGGCATCGCCAAGAGTTCAGGTGAGTAAACAGGGggaaccccctccccttgacagccaaaaagtgggtcattttgtattaaggaatcttcaaatactatgcttttatCTATGATGCCCGTGGCTGCACaccgcctccccccccccccccccagccaatcctgggtacgcaccTGGATTTTCAAGTCACATGCCAAGGGTACGCTATAAAAGGTAAAGTCTCTGCCACCCTGGGCTCAAGaataatcagttatcaatcagccgtcaatgagtcagCATGTAAGAACAATTGCCCTGAGCACTAAATTCAAATTGTGATTGCCAGCGCggcagtgttctgattataaAAGCACATTTGAGCcagggggtgggaggagcttctCCTTTTATAGTGAAACCTTGTGTTTTAATTTATCCTGGGGTGTGAATTTTTGAATTTTCTTCTTGATCCCTTATGATTTTGTTAATGTGGGTAGGTCAAGGAATGTTTGTGTTCTGTGATTACTGGTGAATCGAGGGATAATGCCTTATTCGAGTTAGAGTTATGTTAAGTTGCCATGAACACTTCTCTGATACTTATTTTTTAATAGGTTTGTGACAATTTGAGAAAGGATGCTGCGAATACTTCTCTGATACTAAAAAAGGGTTGGTGACGATTTGAGAATGCTGAGAACACTTCCTCTGATAATAAGGTTTGTGAAGATTTAAgaatgcagagaacacttctATGATACTAAACAAAGGATGACGCTTTGAGAATGCCAAGAACACTTCTCTGATACTAAAATAGGTTTGTGACGATTTGAGAGTGCAGAGAACAGTTATCGGAAACAAAGATTGAAAAGAAAGTTTAAGAGAGTCTTGGGTATCAAGTATTAGTAGAAAGCAGCACCCAGCGTGTACAAATTGTGCTTATTCTAGACGACAAACATAAATTTAGGAGAGTGTCCTTTCACACCAAATCAATCAAGTCGTAGATTTGTAATTCCTGTTTCCTCAGACAGCAACAAAATTTCTGTCAGAAACAATATAAGAAGGTAAGAACAAGTGGGGCAAAGACTATGTTTTATGTGGTATAACTAGGaagactacaggcaagctgtagaaaaaactagatggtctgtgTCGGcatggtgtagacaaggtatgaatcaagacaaggttgaaaaggtatgttaaatgcctatgtgaaacagagtggttCAGCTGACGTTAcaagcgttagcccttcgtcggaaCAAAGGAACCTTTTGAAACTGAAATCTAAGTAAATATTGTTTGACGTTGCATGAGCATAGAACATGGATCGAATTGGCTGTACCATTTATTAGAAGTCTCTAACTCATGATGCTTTCCAGATGTGTCTTATTTTTAGAGATATTGAGCTATCTGATTGTTCAACTCAGATAGCATGTCTCACTCTAGGGTTTGGAGATGTTTTCCATTTTGTCTTGGCGTTTTCCATTTTAGATTGGCACATTGTTGTAGTGAGTGAAGGTAAAGGTGATTGGTTAAAGTGATAAAGGTTATCTTTCTTGAATGGCTCTCTATATTGGGGATTGTGAATCCCTTGTTCTCTTGTACCATCTCTCCAATAAACTGCATTAACATGTAAAGGGgaacgtaaaagaaccactagGGATGCTGACCCGTGGTTGCATCTTAGGCGACATTTTGTTTACtttgtaatctttgtttatcgagggtagcatattcaaccgaatatacagttttctaacatatggccctcggttagtaagcactgtcactgggggtggtcactgccagagggtttattgcgtccccagtggttcttttacgtcccttcggttcaggttaatgtagtgcagcttggaGAGaggggacctccggtttagtgtccttatccaagaagacaatGCTTACACACCAACTAACACACATGTTTGTAAACGGCATGGAGTGGTCTGCATCTCTACTGATGAGCTTTGTCAGGTGCTTGTGGTGAGCAGATTAATATACCCACACAAATACTCGCTATTCTTTAAAGCTGGATTGtcgccagtttacttccagtcaATTATGTAACAATCCCCAatcatttttaacagaaaatggcaaaaaatatttctaaatTGTGAAAGCAGTGAGTCTATCGGAAGTTCATTTGAGCATGTGATTGATCATTTAGAGGGCATAGTCTGCCAAATAGcacggattctaatagattattttgtctctta encodes:
- the LOC5508215 gene encoding tectonin beta-propeller repeat-containing protein 2-like, whose product is MADIVIGKDVILQEFEALHELLRVLPSRAQLGPKSFVGQVRDVKAHGMKYLLSSLKEKAHDNLRSFPINFTCFDVSHDAVLLGCNLGIVFFYDRNNNKLSKLPPQSGHDPVTGIKLLALKHCVAVGFANGIILIYSYQLTAAQGLTKHDCMHVLGAHSSPVTCMEWSPDGELLYSGDTDGRIIMTVVNVPGGVTQSVLLFVENAPVVQLSYSPQALLVSTWRHTVLWHFTGDQQIQVGQKERKSPGRFGACFYPPAKLLEDPDSPTLTIYAARPGLRLWTANLEGNVSATLMYKGLMSENPPGIQTLIHTPFPAQSKTTSASMQFGPLQIFHGQFILTWDKQRMCLLDTSPCAVACYHSQFQGDILDVCAVGHEIFVLQQSGSRLIRKFSLIPKLPNPLVKVDQILEQSLKQNEDQKGILPLSSQTEACKEDTPDNETTTDASNADLPSSHCETRAPVAIEPVLTDDKTKNLTVLAAKIQNVVEEDYGELVFRKKKKKKKSKPATSNLDVATVPNCVNKNVSDNITEEISDISSELDSGSKSEPNSGDEEGGSCGPSLREIECTDSGETKSERLLEVELGLKESLADTSHKLSENASEKCQSTESSARKVSLDPSLNNLERQDKKNQSVKDKNQSMAIDDGSCNQTVSLQDECSTTTGPITDMLPGHNSVNVDSIDGPPSLDLSHEHCQPVLGLNKMPYDGYKSPPPIYSDIPLNISDMSFSEVESSHHLIKTDLRSPTELSMDPPTEGQSDSEETPPICLDKDGAEELPETSSWTSSPRTLSEAESSSMEVYRSRDDSRSSQRSTHSKSSQSSARSFQLLSDSWSDCHGPGHGTVISLAVSDTHLWCVTNYEQIFYCPTRFEVLSWTRLDGDAKMIAVNTSGDVIWLIDKKNYAYARKGITDSNLIGRDWIPVEKSMRYIALEESAVLGIKMNGDVFLRSGVNKATPDGKSWRTIRISTEYVQASCFDGLVWFLDKKGSIQVYRDKQNTDVDENWSTLEGITARWVCLNIEGMAWIIDAKGLLWFSCDVSCDNPTGSQWYQVSLGQYLMYDASLLETIWSWVRRGDETKLVTASPKAGLWLLGSNGSLNASRGHLMGSYWESVTPQGLAKSVFWSYVSARAYSSTTQKGYVWALQPNGELVCFNPESKTIAVDPPRGCAVLKLVAASSKTVWGISHNFRVVQLGGVSEASPQGIGWVRLQLDIFQIGRVCHISSGTLCTWAVEETGKVWLRIGGEEDSDPKISQVWLQVDGEPLSNCRFVKVSVSPDDAVVWALDDRFNVYARRNVTPDFPVGTSWEVVPGVGIREVSISGGYVVWALCTNGDVACRYGVSGTNFLGDYWKKVPGNFELISVTPDDELWAIDQNGQLFCRRTQHFYGTQSPFKPRSNSGLFPGEEEWELI